A genomic stretch from Echeneis naucrates chromosome 6, fEcheNa1.1, whole genome shotgun sequence includes:
- the gem gene encoding GTP-binding protein GEM: MLSSVRRHSLRLQTELHRWSICDPGSHLLPDRLLARVPACISRSKSCSSSAGESDGSRGSWSSSDSVISADSAGEAAEPGSPYRVVLLGASGVGKTAFASIFAGAADSMDSDDCELCGDEMCENMIEVDGEPASVTLLDTWDAEYDSEWPQECYMQTGDAFLLLYSITDRASFLRASELRITLRRFRPAQHTPIILVGNKCDLVRRREVSVSEGRACAAVFDCKFIETSAAMEHNVWEAFHGIVRQLRLRRDSKEANKRRKYTNSNRRRESLPMKAKRFLDKVVAKNNPSVAFWLKSKSCHDLSVL, from the exons ATGCTGTCCAGCGTGCGGCGGCACAGCCTCCGGCTGCAGACCGAGCTCCACCGCTGGAGCATCTGCGACCCGGGCAGCCACCTGCTCCCGGACCGCCTGCTGGCCCGGGTCCCCGCCTGCATCTCCCGCTCCaagtcctgcagcagctccgCCGGGGAGTCGGACGGCAGCCGCGGGAGCTGGTCCTCCTCAGACTCGGTCATCTCCGCCGACTCTGCCGGGGAGGCGGCGGAACCCGGCAGCCCGTACCGGGTGGTGCTGCTGGGGGCCAGCGGGGTCGGGAAGACGGCTTTCGCCAGCATCTTCGCCGGGGCAGCAGACAGCATGGACAGCGATGACTGCGAGCTGTGTGGAG atgaaatgtgtgaaaacatGATTGAAGTGGACGGAGAGCCCGCCTCTGTCACTCTGCTGGACACCTGGGACGCAGAG tatgACAGTGAATGGCCTCAGGAGTGCTACATGCAGACAGGTGATGCCTTCCTGTTGCTGTACTCTATAACTGATCGGGCCTCGTTCTTGCGGGCCTCGGAGCTCCGTATAACCCTCCGCCGTTTCCGTCCTGCTCAACACACACCAATCATCCTGGTGGGGAATAAGTGTGATCTGGTGCGACGCAGAGAGGTGTCAGTCAGCG AGGGCCGCgcctgtgctgctgtgtttgactGCAAGTTTATCGAGACCTCTGCTGCCATGGAGCATAACGTCTGGGAGGCCTTCCATGGCATAGTGCGACAGCTACGTCTGCGCCGAGACTCCAAGGAGGCCAACAAACGTCGCAAGTACACAAATAGTAACAGGCGTCGCGAGAGCCTCCCTATGAAGGCCAAACGTTTC